From a single Phragmites australis chromosome 7, lpPhrAust1.1, whole genome shotgun sequence genomic region:
- the LOC133923977 gene encoding uncharacterized protein LOC133923977 yields the protein MEDDEKPHLPMDIISKIPTHISDPASLVRAASSYKLWRNLIKDSTFLDGLKRRHGDHGFTSSLLLGFFYQESSEAPSHLWQHHMDKNRCLAPSFIPTSELLQFSGSKEGCNAVSPMSLGTFIPGIGASLNFYEPVASQDSFLALCRRSQGTDGRARPDVLCVCNPLTGEVFHIPNLQDMPPHHYALLVTDDVGLDGRMSQSFRLVSIWIKGKKFIYVYYCSKTRAWWRPTSAPELMPGLYLMPTLAAPSHGGIHWLCGSWKSLTPTHICTLHVDEEELSYVELPPEAKSNKVLLLANSADRGILLLLVKGLQMSLWKHKLESGDASNNWVLSEMIDMTSSLPMRFLMMQPRPKFRLEIFRGKSGAVVIWIEGEGLFLFCLSDRSMRKIDNENVTKRYCVCPYEMDWLSCLAVTNLVVDGSLDGARTKVHGRWRTLMANNTLP from the coding sequence ATGGAGGACGACGAGAAGCCGCATCTTCCGATGGACATCATCTCCAAGATCCCAACACACATATCTGATCCAGCCTCCCTCGTGCGCGCTGCTTCATCCTACAAGTTATGGCGCAATCTCATAAAGGATTCTACCTTTCTTGATGGCCTCAAGAGGCGGCACGGGGATCATGGTTTCACCTCGTCCCTCCTCCTTGGTTTCTTCTACCAAGAGAGCTCCGAGGCTCCCTCGCACTTGTGGCAGCACCACATGGACAAAAACCGTTGCTTGGCACCGAGCTTCATACCCACGTCAGAATTGCTTCAATTCAGTGGCAGCAAAGAGGGTTGCAATGCAGTCAGTCCAATGTCGCTTGGCACTTTTATTCCGGGTATTGGTGCAAGCCTCAACTTCTATGAGCCCGTTGCATCCCAAGATAGCTTCTTGGCCCTCTGTCGTCGCTCACAAGGCACGGATGGTCGTGCCAGGCCTGACGTGCTGTGCGTTTGTAATCCTCTCACCGGTGAAGTGTTTCACATCCCTAACCTTCAAGATATGCCACCACACCACTACGCCTTGCTTGTCACTGACGATGTCGGCCTCGACGGGCGCATGTCCCAATCCTTCCGTCTGGTCTCCATTTGGATCAAAGGTAAGAAGTTCATCTATGTGTACTACTGCTCAAAGACCAGAGCCTGGTGGAGGCCCACAAGTGCCCCTGAGCTAATGCCTGGTCTCTATCTAATGCCGACCCTTGCTGCTCCTTCCCATGGTGGCATCCATTGGCTCTGTGGGAGCTGGAAAAGCTTGACACCCACTCATATCTGCACACTACATGTGGACGAAGAAGAGCTGTCGTACGTAgagcttccacctgaagcaaagTCCAACAAGGTGCTGTTGCTGGCGAATTCTGCAGACAGGGGCATTCTGTTGCTCCTCGTGAAGGGCCTTCAGATGTCACTCTGGAAGCACAAACTTGAGTCTGGGGATGCCTCCAACAACTGGGTCCTTTCTGAGATGATCGACATGACAAGTTCCTTGCCGATGCGGTTCTTAATGATGCAGCCCAGGCCAAAATTCAGGTTGGAGATTTTCCGAGGGAAGAGTGGTGCGGTGGTGATCTGGATTGAAGGGGAAGGTCTCTTCTTGTTCTGCCTCAGCGATCGGTCTATGAGGAAGATTGACAATGAGAATGTTACCAAGAGGTACTGCGTCTGCCCATACGAGATGGACTGGCTCTCCTGCCTTGCTGTCACAAACCTCGTTGTTGATGGCTCGCTGGATGGAGCAAGGACAAAGGTTCATGGCAGATGGAGAACCTTGATGGCAAATAATACATTGCCTTAA